The segment CCGCCCGACGAATTGCTGCACCTGCGTGCGACCGAGCATCAGCCAGTCAGGCCGCACGAATCGCTGGTAACAGCCGAGCACGACCGCGGTGAGGCCCAGCAGCAGCAGCAGCGTGAACAGCGTGCCCCGCGCGGCCGGCGAACGCACGCCATTGAGCGCGACCCAGAACATGATGCCGAGCTGCGCCCAGCCGAACCAATCGCGCCAGCCGAGCCACGGCACCGGCGAGATCCATGCGACGTTCGCCGCGGCGTAGACCAGAAAAGGAAGCACGAGCCAGCTGGCAGGATGCAGCGAAACGTCGCCAGGGCGGGGCGCCAGCGTGGCCTTGCGCGTGAGCGCAGGGAGGACTGCCGTGCCTTCCATCCCGCCGCTCATGCGGCGGGCCACGTCCGGATCAGGAGGCCCTTCGGCCCTCTCCACCGCAGGCGCAGCCCCCCTCCATTCGTCCCCATTCGCGCCATTTGCCGGCCACACCCGCGCCGCCGCCGCGTCGGCCCGCGCCAACAAGTGCACGACGAATAACAGCCCCGTCAGCATGCTCGTCACCACCATCGTCTCCGCCCGAAATCCACCGAGGCACAGCGTCGTCCAGATCAGGTTCGCGCCCAGCAGCGCGACCTGAATCCATTCCCAGATCAACGAACGGAGAGCGGGAGCATTTGACATCCGAGGAGCGCGCCCACGCGGCCGTCGCCGGCGGCGGCTGCCGGCGTGGGGCAGGCTCGTTGATGCCGCGATTGCCGCAGCGCTCCGAGCAAAAAACAGCGCCACCCCCGCGAGGGGATGGCGCTGCGAGATGATGAGAGGGCACCGACGCCCGACTCAGCGTATGGCGACGCGCGATCAGTTCGTCGGCACGCTCTGCACCGTCTTCAAGATGCGGCCGGCGACCAGATACGGGTCGGCGGCGGAGTTCGGCCGGCGATCTTCCAGATAGCCCTTGTAGCCATTGTTGATGAAGCTGTGGGGGACGCGGATCGACGCCCCGCGGTCGGCCAGACCGTAGGTGAACTTGTCGATCGACTGCGTCTCATGGAGACCCGTGAGCCGGAGGTGATTCTCCGGTCCGTAGACCGCGATGTGTTCATCCATGAGCTTGTTGAACGCCGCCATGAGCCGGTCGAAGTAGGTTTTGCCACCGACCTCGCGCATGAATTTCGTCGAGAAGTTCGAGTGCATGCCGGAGCCGTTCCAATCGAGCGGCGCATCGAAGGCCCCGCGGATGGGTTTGCAGCGCCATTCGATGTCGATCTCGTGCTTTTCACAAAGCCGCAGCAGGACGTAGCGGGCCATCCACATCTGGTCGGCCGCGCTCTTCGAGCCTTTGCCGAAAATCTGAAACTCCCACTGGCCTTTCGCCACCTCGGCGTTGATGCCTTCGATGTTGATGTGCGCATCGAGGCAAAGGTCGATGTGCTCGTCGACGATCTGGCGGGCCAGGGAACCGACGGCCTTGTAGCCGACGCCGGTGTAGTATTCGCCCTGCGGGTAAGGATAGCCGTTCTTCGGGAAACCCAGCGGAGCGCCATCCTTGAAGAAGAAATACTCCTGCTCGAAGCCGAACCACGTGTCCGGATCGTCCGGAATCGTCGCGCGCGTGTTGGACGGGTGCGGCGTCTTGCCGTCCGGCATGTAAACCTCGCACATCACCAGCACGCCGTTGCGTTTCGTGGAGTCCGGGAAGACCGCCACCGGCTTCAACACGCAGTCCGAACTTTTGCCCTCGGCCTGCCGGGTCGAACTCCCGTCGAAGCCCCAGTTGGGCAGTTCCTCGAGCTTGGGGAAGCTGGCGAATTCCTTGATCTGAGTTTTGCTGCGGAGATTGGCCATCGGCTGATAGCCGTCGAGCCAGACATATTCGAGTTTGTATTTTGCCATAGTTGAGTCGGTTGGGGACGGGTTTTGTGGGCTTGCCGCGCTGGATTCGTCAAGCGGGGGATTAACCCGCCGGTCGAGCAGCCTGGAAACCGCGGTCGGGATTTAGCAGCTCGCATGCCACCCCTCGGCGCATATTGAGGCATTTTCGAACGCGGCTGCCGAAGCACGCCGCTTCGCTGAGCCAGCCGTAGGGCCGCCGTTCACCGGCGGCCGGGGACGCCCTTCACCTGACGCTTGCTAACGCTCCGTCAGCGTAAATTGTCGTCCACACCTCCCTCATGGAACAAGTCAAGGACACCGGCCGCGCCTTGGTGCGCATCGGCTACGACGGCCGGGTTCACAAGACCTTTCGCGGGCATCTCGCCCAAGAGCGGTTCGAGCACGAAGTGCGGGTCCTCCGCCACCTCGAAGCCGCCGGATGCACCTTCGTGCCGCGATTGCTCGAGGTCGATCCCACCCAGCTCAAGATCATCACCACGCACTGTGGCGGCCGCGTCGATCACATGAATGAGCAACGGCAGCAGGAGCTGTTCGCCGAACTGGAGAAGTACGGCGTGCGGCATGAGGACCGCGACCTCCGCAACATCACCTACCGCATCGCCGACGGCCGTTTCTGCATCATCGATTTCGAGTTCGCCACGTTGCTCGAGGGCGGCGAAAACTCCTCGCTGAAACCGTCCGCTGCTCAATGAGCACCCCGCCGACCCCGCCCGAGTCCAACGCCTCTGCCGCCACCTCACCCGCCTCGTCGACCGCGGTCCGCTGGTCGGGCCTGACGCACGTCGGCCGCTACCGGCAAAACAACGAGGACACGTTTCTCGCGCTCCATTTCGACGGCCACGAGGTCCGCTATCTCGGCAAGACGGGCGAGGCTTCGCTCGCCGGCACCGATTTCGTTTTCGCCGTCAGCGACGGTATGGGCGGCGCGAAGTCGGGCGAATTCGCCAGCCGGATCACGGTGGACCGCGTCACGCGGCTGCTGCCGCGCGGGTTCCGGCTGTCGGCCGCCGGTCTGGCCACGGGATTCCAGGATCTGCTCGTCGAACTTTTTTCCGCGATCCACAACGACCTGCTGAAACTCGGTTTTTCCTACGAGGAGTGCGCCGGCATGGGGTGCACGCTGAGCCTGTGTTGGCTCACGCCCGAGTGGGTGCAGTTCGGCCACATCGGCGACAGCCGGATTTATTATCTACCGCACGCGGGGGGGATGACGCAGGTCACGCACGACCATACCTTCGTCGGCAAGCTGCGCCGCAAGGGCGAGTTCAACGAGCGCCAGGCCCGCACGGATCCACGTCGCAACGCCCTGCAGCAGGCGCTCGGCGCCGGCAACCAGTTCATCGATCCGCAAGTCGGCGCCGTGGGCCATCACCCCGGCGATCGTTTTCTCATCTGCTCCGACGGAATCGTCGACGGCCTGTGGGACCGCGAAATCCAGGAAATCATTCGCGCGCCGGCGGGTGAGGGTCCGCCGCGCTCGATCGCCCAGCAGTTGGTGGAGACCGCGGTGCAAAATTCCGGCCGAGACAACACGACGGCGATTGTGCTAGAAATGCTCGGATCTGCTGTCCCGTGAGCTCACCCCATCCGCGCCCGCTCTTCGTCTACGGCACGCTGAAACGAGGTTTCTGCAATCATCCCTTCCTCTCCGGCCAGAAATACGTCGGCCCGGGGCGGACGGTGCCCGGTTATCGGCTCTACAATCTCGGCGGTTTTCCCGGCATGGTCGCGGTGAGCGATGATCGCTACGGCGTCAGCGGCGAAATCTGGCTGGTCGAAGACGCCTGCCTGACGGAAATCGATTACCTCGAAGGGGTGGATCAAGGGCTCTATCGACGCGAACCCGTCCCGCTGCTGAAGCCGTACGACACCCAGGTCATCGAGACTTATCTCTACGCCTTGAGCGTCGACGGTCGCCCCTCCGCCGGCAACCAGTGGGTTGAGTGATTCGCCCGGCACGGTCAGCGTGATCAGCCGCCGTGCGCCAGTCTGCGACCGGCGCGCCGGCCTAAAACTGGCGCCACGTTTCCGAAAATCTGCCGGTCAGCGCCCCTGCTCCTCCGGTTTCAGGTCCGCTCTCTTCACGCGCCGCACCGCCACGAATCGCGCGCGAAACAAATCTTCCATCAATTCCCGCGTCTCCGCCGGAATCTGCTCCACCAGCTCCTCCAATTTAGGCGGGTGCTTGGCCGGCTTCTCCTCCTCGTCGTCGTCCGTTCGCGTCGCCCGCACGACCGGTTCGCCGCGCGACTTGGCCTCGGCCAGAAACGCCTCTTCGGCGGCCGCGTCGGGCCAGACGTTCGTGTCTTCCGGATTCGCGTTCGGCGACACGTCTACCGGCTCGGAATCCGTGGGTTCGTTCGCCGGCGCCTCCTCGACTCTCACCAGCCGCGGTGGCGCGACAGGCTTGGGCGTGCGCGCTGGCTCGGCGGCCGGCCGCGAACCAGCTCTGCTTGCCGACACCGCTGGCGGTGCCGCCGCGCTCAACGTCGCCGCGAGCCGCCGCTCCAATTGATCAATCAGCCCTTTTTTTTTTCGTTCTGCAGGTCGGGATCTCCGGACCCCTGCGCGCCGGCCTCGGTTGCCGGCGTTTCTTCCGCCAGCGCGGCCAGCTCCTTGATCAAGCTGTCGATCGCGCGAGAGCGACTCGCGTCCACCGCTTTCAGCAGCGTGACTTCGAAATTGATCTTCTCGGCGAGCCCGAGCTTCACCGCGCCCTCGCCTTCACGCAGCGCGTCGAGCATCCGCGTGAGCTGCTCGGTCGTCATCGGCTCGCCGCCGAGCTTCGCGCTGCGGCCGCCTTGCGCGATGGCGTCGAGCAACGCCGCGCGCACGAACGCCTGCAGATCGCTGAGCAACCGCACCAGGTCACGGCCGTTCGTGTCGCAGTCGTCGACGATCGCCACGATCTTCCGGTGATCCCCCGCCGCGAGCGCGCCGGCGAGCTCGGCGATTTTTTCCGCCGACACGAGTCCGTAAACGTCGAGCACGTCCGCTTCCGAGATGTCGGTACCGCAGAACGAAATCATCTGGTCGAGGATCGATTGCGCATCGCGCATCCCACCGTCGGCCATCCGCGCGATGCACTCCAGCGCCGCCGCGCTGATCGTGATTTTCTCGGACGCGGCAATCTGTTTCAGCCGCGCGATGATCAGGTCCGGCGGGATCGGTTTCAGGTCGAACCGCTGGCATCGTGAAATGATCGTCGGCAGCACCTTCTGCGGATCGGTCGTGGCGAACACGAACTTCACGTGCCCCGGCGGCTCTTCGAGCGTCTTGAGCAGCGCGTTGAACGCCGCCGCCGAGAGCATGTGCACCTCGTCGATGATGTAGACTTTGTAGCGGCCCTGCGCCGGCGCGTACTGCACCGTGTCGCGCAGGTCGCGCACCTGGTCGACGCCGTTGTTGGAGGCGCCGTCTATCTCGATGACGTCGAGGTGCGAGCCCTCGGCGATCGCCTTGCAGGCCGGATCGTTGGGATCGAAATCCGCCTTGGGACCGTCGGTGCAGTTCAGCGCCTTGGCGAAAATCCGCGCCGTCGAGGTCTTGCCCGTGCCACGCGGCCCCACGAACAGATAGGCGTGGGCGATCCGATTGCGGGCGATCGCATTTTTCAGCGTGCGCACGACATGATCCTGCCCGACGACGTCGTCGAACGTCTGCGGCCGCCACTTGCGGGCGATGACTTGGTAGCCGGTGGAGGACAAAGCGCGTTGAGAGTTGAGAGCTGAGAGTTGAGAGTCAAAAGCCGAATCGATCCGGACCCGATTTCTCTCAACTCTCAACGCTCATCTCGCGACTTTTGCCGCGCCCCGCGCGGAAAAAAAAGTGGCCAGGCACTCCACGGCACTGGGAGAACGTCGTTGCCGTTGCTACCTTCCGGTCCTGGCGGAGTTCACGCGTCTGCCCATGCATGGCACCTGGCCGAGGCGGACCATGCGGGCTACCTCGCGCAGCGCAAGGGCGAAAAGCGCTCGCCTCACGCCGCCGCCCGCGGCTCGCCCGTGCCGGCAAACCAGCGGCGAAACTCCCGGATCTTCGTGAGCGTGCCGATCACCAGCAGCCCATCGCCTTCCTCGAGTCGTTCCTGCGCGGTGGGATTCAAGATCCGCTGCTCGCCGCGCTGAATGCCCACCACCCGCACGCCCGTGCGCCGGGCGATATTCAGCTCGGCCAGCGTCTGCCCGGCGCGATGTGCTGACACCCGGCACGTTTCGAGAATCGCCGCCTCGAACCCTTCCGCGTCGTGCGGTCGCGGTTGGGCGGCGCTCAGCACCTTGCTGGCCGACGCCAGCTGCGCCGCGTCACCCAGAAGCAGCAGCTTGTCCCCGGCAAACACCGCCAGGCCCGGGCCCGGCGACGGGATCGGATAGCCATTCCGCTCGATCTCCACCACCGAGCAACCGGTGCGCGCCGGGATCGACAGC is part of the Opitutus terrae PB90-1 genome and harbors:
- the dnaX gene encoding DNA polymerase III subunit gamma/tau; amino-acid sequence: MSSTGYQVIARKWRPQTFDDVVGQDHVVRTLKNAIARNRIAHAYLFVGPRGTGKTSTARIFAKALNCTDGPKADFDPNDPACKAIAEGSHLDVIEIDGASNNGVDQVRDLRDTVQYAPAQGRYKVYIIDEVHMLSAAAFNALLKTLEEPPGHVKFVFATTDPQKVLPTIISRCQRFDLKPIPPDLIIARLKQIAASEKITISAAALECIARMADGGMRDAQSILDQMISFCGTDISEADVLDVYGLVSAEKIAELAGALAAGDHRKIVAIVDDCDTNGRDLVRLLSDLQAFVRAALLDAIAQGGRSAKLGGEPMTTEQLTRMLDALREGEGAVKLGLAEKINFEVTLLKAVDASRSRAIDSLIKELAALAEETPATEAGAQGSGDPDLQNEKKKG
- a CDS encoding gamma-glutamylcyclotransferase family protein — protein: MSSPHPRPLFVYGTLKRGFCNHPFLSGQKYVGPGRTVPGYRLYNLGGFPGMVAVSDDRYGVSGEIWLVEDACLTEIDYLEGVDQGLYRREPVPLLKPYDTQVIETYLYALSVDGRPSAGNQWVE
- a CDS encoding serine/threonine protein kinase encodes the protein MEQVKDTGRALVRIGYDGRVHKTFRGHLAQERFEHEVRVLRHLEAAGCTFVPRLLEVDPTQLKIITTHCGGRVDHMNEQRQQELFAELEKYGVRHEDRDLRNITYRIADGRFCIIDFEFATLLEGGENSSLKPSAAQ
- a CDS encoding PP2C family protein-serine/threonine phosphatase, coding for MSTPPTPPESNASAATSPASSTAVRWSGLTHVGRYRQNNEDTFLALHFDGHEVRYLGKTGEASLAGTDFVFAVSDGMGGAKSGEFASRITVDRVTRLLPRGFRLSAAGLATGFQDLLVELFSAIHNDLLKLGFSYEECAGMGCTLSLCWLTPEWVQFGHIGDSRIYYLPHAGGMTQVTHDHTFVGKLRRKGEFNERQARTDPRRNALQQALGAGNQFIDPQVGAVGHHPGDRFLICSDGIVDGLWDREIQEIIRAPAGEGPPRSIAQQLVETAVQNSGRDNTTAIVLEMLGSAVP
- a CDS encoding glutamine synthetase beta-grasp domain-containing protein — protein: MAKYKLEYVWLDGYQPMANLRSKTQIKEFASFPKLEELPNWGFDGSSTRQAEGKSSDCVLKPVAVFPDSTKRNGVLVMCEVYMPDGKTPHPSNTRATIPDDPDTWFGFEQEYFFFKDGAPLGFPKNGYPYPQGEYYTGVGYKAVGSLARQIVDEHIDLCLDAHINIEGINAEVAKGQWEFQIFGKGSKSAADQMWMARYVLLRLCEKHEIDIEWRCKPIRGAFDAPLDWNGSGMHSNFSTKFMREVGGKTYFDRLMAAFNKLMDEHIAVYGPENHLRLTGLHETQSIDKFTYGLADRGASIRVPHSFINNGYKGYLEDRRPNSAADPYLVAGRILKTVQSVPTN